Below is a genomic region from Zea mays cultivar B73 chromosome 9, Zm-B73-REFERENCE-NAM-5.0, whole genome shotgun sequence.
TGGGGAAGCGGGGGgaacggcgaggtggccgcgccgcgccgccgcgggagcACGCGCGATTGCAAAGGGTAAAAGCTGCTGACGAAGCCGACTTGCAAGTGACAGATTCGAACTCTGTACGTGGTGACAGGATTCGAATTTGTCTTGGTGGTCATTTTTCACCCCGTCTCGAAAAGGGGGGGCTGTCTGTGTCTTGCGAGTTGCGGGTCGTACGAATTTCTCCACATGATCGATCTGACGAGATTTTCCTTATTTGTCCGTCCATACGCGTTATTACCATTTTTTTAGTAGTGTACACATCTGTATTCACATTATCACATAGCCCCTACCATCTGCCAGTAGATTAGCATTGCCGACACACGCGAATATATACTAGTACGGTTATGTCGTCGGTCGAGAACATGGATAAGGTTCCCCGTTCGAGATTATTAGCGTAAAGCAGGGGACTGTGGACGGATCATTACATTTCGTCGTACCCATAAAAAAAACCTAATCCCATGCAACATAGCACTAGCTAGCTATGGTTTATGGTACAACTATAATAGTGGATATGGATCAAGCAGAGGGCCACACTGAGCTAGCCTTTTGCAATTATATACTACTACTAGTGTGTATATATATTATATGCCTTCTAGAACGTTCTAATTGGCCAAAGCACAATAGTAGGCTTTGAAAGTTCAAAAGGCCCGTTGCCTCCGTGTAGCTAGCTGGTGCCGTGCCGTGGCGTCACGTGTACGGAGTAGTGCTTGGTTTCCCCGGCCAGTCGTGGTTAAACTTGTGGTAATGCGTGATTACGACTTAATCGTACAATGAATGATGAGCTGAGCTGCATGGAGCCCAGTTGACTTGGTCCCCGGCTACATATTGTTTTTTCAAGCGCGGACGGCGACAACCAGCAGATGGGAATGCAATGGGTCACGTCAAAAGCCCTGTTGCGTGGTGCGGTGGCAGAGTAAAATAGGAGATAGCTACCGTGGCGGGCTGATCGAAATTCCTGGCGGATACAGACTCCGCACGGTCAGCGACCGATAGAAGGCGGCGGCGACAACGACCACGACACCGGCGTGTCGGAGTCGACAGACAGGATGCACACCGCGTGACGATCTGATTGGAACAGCGGCAGCACAGATCgatgaagaaccggcggcggcggcgacggagaaATAGACTGTTGTGTTTAAACCCTAACTCTAGATAACAATTGTTAGGATCACATGTGAAAAAGTGGGATACAAAGTTTAACGTGAAAAAAAAATATGGAGGAGAAAAAAAAAACTCACGGGAAGTACTGAGTATAAAGGAGACATATTTATATAGACAAATAAGATAAAGATAGGGTTACATATTCTTATTTAACAAAGCAAAGAATATAGATATAGAGTCATATAAAATGTATATATATTATATGCCTTCTAGAACGTTCTAATTGGCCAAAGCAGAATAGTGAGCTTTGAAAGCTCAAAAGGCCCGTTGCCTCCGTGGAGCTTTGAAAGCAAGGAAAACGATTTTGAATCAGCTCTCATTTCTTCAAATACTAAATTACCGTCAAGTCTTTGAATCAGCATCTACGCATTGTATCTTCCATCCATTATTAAAAGGAAAAGGTCTGTGTCAGTCTAGTTGATCTCTAGTCATTAAATGAAAGCTCGTGTGAGTTTAGTTGatcttgcattggtggtggacgtACTGGTGGCTGATGGAGTAGGAATCAGGGAAGCAATGCGAGTGCGAGAGAGTGAGAGGGAGGAGCGAAGGTCGGAAAGAGTTGGCAGCAGGGGCTGCCGGAAGGGGAACATGCATGCTCCCTCCTCAACTCGCAGGTCATCCTTCCTTCCTCGCTGACTCGCCTCTCTCCAGTCCACCGCGGCGTTTCTTGGTTCTTCTGGACGATTTTGTGGTGGATCTGTTGACTGGTTTCTTGGTTGCTCGgctgttttttcttttttgagTTGATATAGGCGCGTTTCTGGGTACAGGTGAGATGGTGGCTCCAGCATATGCTCTGTGCTAATGCCGGATTTGTACTGACCAGTGTTTATGTTTGGACAGTGTGAGCCGAAAAACCCTAAACAAGATGctgctcgattagttaatttttttgttttcttcGCGAGATGTTTGTACTTTATTTTTAGCAGTTCAGTTTCATGCAGCTAGAATCCTAACACCTATTAATTGTATCCTTCCGCAGAAAATGGGACGACGATAATGGTCGAGTTTTGTCATCAGACGCCCGATCACGACTCCCCGGCTACCCAATCAACCAGTGAGAGCCATCAACAAGTGTGTGCTAGCTGGGATGAGCGAAGGAAGCCAGGCTACGCGCATCCAAAGCCTGACCGTACTCTAGAGGTGCAGTGGATTCTTTTACATATGGTTTCGGTGATTGGCGGAACTCATTTGATTTGAGTGATGGCAGACTGCATCAATCATCCGGTGGCAGGCCGGCCACGCACAGCGCACCGGCAACGGCAACGGCACGCCGCAGTCCAAGCCTCGCAAGGAGGCCCAGCGCCATCCATTTCGGTGGGCACGGCGGCCGCCCACTGGTTTCGGTGTCGCTGTCGGTCTGCGCCGTCTCCCCTCCCTGTCGTCGACGTCAGTTCGCTGCCTGTCTCGAGAACGCGGGGGGGGAAGGGGAATGGAATCCACCACTCCAGCAGGCATTGGAAGCTTCCTCTCTCCTCCGGCGACGCGTCCGGACTCTTGAGTCTGAGGGGGCCCAAGCAACGGATATATCTCAAATCTGTGCCGATGGATGAAGGGAAAACTCCAAATTATTGCTCGGGTTTGGGAGATGTCCTGCTATGCTGTGCTGGCGCACCTCTGGAACCACAGGCCGCCTGCAATGCAACCGTGCCTTGCAAGGCTTCTGGCCGGGCTGGCTACAACGAGACATGCTGTCTCTAGAGCTGCAGGGTTAAAGGCGCACGATAAATGGATCGTCGTTTATTATATAATATAATGGTGTGATGTGTTTGTAATGGCATAACATCTTCATGCCCCTTCCTCCAGTGATGTCCTTGAATAAACATGGAaacaaaagagaagaaaataatgCATGGTTCAAGGTTATGTTTGGTGGCACGCGGATGCGGTCGAGCCTTCATCTTCAAAAGGTACACGTACACCAGAAGTGCAGCTAGAAGAAAGATCCGATCAGACTACTTACTGGTAGCTAACTAGCTACGTTTGACTTAAGGCAACGACGACACTAGAAATTGGTCAGAGTCGAAATCCGATTTGCTCGGTGCTTCGACTTCGAGTCTCTACACGAACTGGTTTTCCATAGGGTTATTATTCAACGATGCATATGTACTCCGTTAGCTTTGCTGATGGTAAGTGAGCTGATGCATACGCAAGGAGCAGCGGCGAACGTCTCCTGATGCTGTGCTGATGCTAGCACAACAACTACTATATTTTCCGCTGTGAAGTGAACTCCAATAGTACACCTCCGTGTAAAGAAGTCGTTGCAAGTTTGCAGAGGCTTCCGCTCTCCAGTCTCCCCGGGCTCGGGCTGGCAGGCAGAGCAGAGCTAAGCAAAAGAAAGTTCCACGCGGGAGGTGGGAAACCGGCTGATGCCGGGGGATCCGAACAACGTCAGTCAACCAGTATAGGTGTCAGTAGTGCTGGAAATATAGACGGGTATTTTTTAGTCCAACACTAGCATGAGGAGCCCAATACACGATCCGACACAAATAATATGGATCAGGCTTAAATACAGGTCTAGGTCATGCCTCAAATTTCGGATATTTGGGCCCCAGCACATCACTCACATAAGGTCTCGTTCGTTTCGGGCTCATCCGGCCGTTCCAGTCCTCGTTCCGGCTGGAAAAACTATCCAGTTTGGAATCCAAGCCTGAACTATTTGTTTCAACCCGAAATAAAAACAAATGCAATCTGGTTTAAGTTTTCCCTTCTTTTATGACTCGGTAGAAATCCGATTCTCTTACCACCTGGATCAAATTCTAGGCTGAATTGAGTGGTCCGCTGCTTTCTGGCCTTGCAACCGTTTCCGGCCTGAAGCCTTTCCGGGCAAAATATGATCTGCGCAGCGTGCTGCATGTATGAATGCCCGCCAGCCGCCGCGGAGCTCACGATCGCGGGGATGGGACTGGAACTGGACTATGGGAGCGAGGAATTGGGGTGGTGGGGCCTAATGATTTGATTGCTTCCCCCCAACCTCAACCCCAATCGTCGTGATACAGTACAACACAACAAAACGAAGTACGACCGGACGACCAGACACTGGTCAACACACCTGTTCCCCGGAACAAACACGCGCGATTGGGTTCGCGGCAGTGCTGCTGCTGATGCCCCCCGTCCAGTCCATGGCtccatttatttatttttttttgtGCGCCGATCGCTCGCTGTCCCTGCGCTGCGCCGCGCAGGCAATCAGATTGGAATTCGGCCGCCTGCTCGCACGACAAAAGCGGCTTCGTCAGCCAATAGTAAAAAATACTAGCCGAGCCTTTCGCTTGGTACTCATGGCCGACAACTATTCTCCCGGCCCTAGGCCGCCGCTGAAAACCGCAAAATCTTTCGTTTTCTTTGCGACGAAAAACAGCGGGAGCCGGGCACGCTGCTGAATTCCGCCGCGCCGTGAACGCGCGTCAAAGTGGTGAGCC
It encodes:
- the LOC109942349 gene encoding uncharacterized protein, with amino-acid sequence MLPPQLAENGTTIMVEFCHQTPDHDSPATQSTSESHQQVCASWDERRKPGYAHPKPDRTLETASIIRWQAGHAQRTGNGNGTPQSKPRKEAQRHPFRWARRPPTGFGVAVGLRRLPSLSSTSVRCLSRERGGGRGMESTTPAGIGSFLSPPATRPDS